In Methylobacterium aquaticum, the following are encoded in one genomic region:
- a CDS encoding NADH-quinone oxidoreductase subunit D, with protein MGEHSIRNFSINFGPQHPAAHGVLRLVLELDGEVVERVDPHIGLLHRGTEKLIEVKTYLQATPYFDRLDYVAPMNQEHAFCLGIERLLGIQVPRRAQLIRTLYCEIGRLLSHLLNVTTQAMDVGALTPPLWGFEEREKLMIFYERASGARLHANYFRPGGVHQDLPPSLIDDIEAFCETFPQIVDDLDDLVMANRIFKQRNVDIGIVSVEEALAWGFSGVMVRGSGIPWDLRKSQPYEAYAEMEFDIPVGKNGDTYDRQVIRMEEMRQSVRIMKQCIAKLREPAGQGPIATQDGKVAPPPRREMKRSMEALIHHFKLYTEGFHVPAGEVYAAVEAPKGEFGVYLVADGTNKPYRCKIRAPGFAHLQAMDWMCRGHMLADVSCILGTLDIVFGEVDR; from the coding sequence ATGGGCGAGCACAGCATCCGCAACTTCTCGATCAATTTCGGCCCGCAACACCCGGCGGCGCACGGCGTGCTGCGCCTCGTGCTGGAGCTGGACGGCGAGGTGGTCGAGCGCGTCGATCCGCATATCGGCCTGCTCCACCGCGGCACCGAGAAGCTGATCGAGGTCAAGACCTACCTCCAGGCGACGCCCTATTTCGACCGGCTCGACTACGTCGCGCCGATGAACCAGGAGCACGCCTTCTGCCTCGGCATCGAGCGCCTGCTCGGCATCCAGGTGCCGCGCCGCGCCCAGCTGATCCGCACGCTCTACTGCGAGATCGGCCGGCTGCTGTCGCACCTCCTCAACGTCACCACGCAGGCGATGGATGTCGGCGCCCTCACGCCCCCGCTCTGGGGCTTCGAGGAGCGCGAGAAGCTGATGATCTTCTACGAGCGTGCCTCGGGCGCTCGTCTCCACGCCAACTACTTCCGGCCGGGCGGCGTCCACCAGGACCTGCCGCCGAGCCTGATCGACGACATCGAGGCCTTCTGCGAGACCTTCCCGCAGATCGTCGACGACCTCGACGACCTCGTGATGGCCAACCGCATCTTCAAGCAGCGCAACGTCGATATCGGCATCGTGTCGGTCGAGGAGGCGCTGGCCTGGGGCTTCTCGGGCGTGATGGTGCGCGGCTCCGGCATCCCGTGGGACCTGCGCAAGTCGCAGCCCTACGAGGCCTATGCCGAGATGGAGTTCGACATCCCGGTGGGGAAGAACGGCGACACCTACGATCGCCAGGTCATCCGCATGGAGGAGATGCGCCAGTCGGTGCGCATCATGAAGCAGTGCATCGCCAAGCTGCGCGAGCCGGCCGGCCAGGGGCCGATCGCCACGCAGGACGGCAAGGTCGCGCCGCCGCCGCGGCGCGAGATGAAGCGCTCGATGGAAGCGCTCATCCACCACTTCAAGCTCTACACCGAGGGCTTCCACGTCCCGGCCGGCGAGGTCTACGCCGCGGTCGAGGCGCCCAAGGGCGAGTTCGGCGTCTACCTGGTCGCCGACGGCACCAACAAGCCGTATCGCTGCAAGATCCGCGCTCCGGGCTTCGCCCACCTCCAGGCGATGGACTGGATGTG
- a CDS encoding NADH-quinone oxidoreductase subunit C — protein MSNGITIRAHTQSEQGDAALQALSDTLAATLGAAITDRAIAFGELTLIVEGSEILRVLTHLRDDPACAFSTFIDICGADYPARAKRFDVVYHLLSMRHNRRIRVKVQTDERTPVPSAIPVFPAANWFERETYDLYGILFSGHPDLRRLLTDYGFEGHPLRKDFPLTGFVEVRYDQDEARVVYEPVRLTQEFRNFDFLSPWEGTDYVLPGDEKADKAPAKG, from the coding sequence ATGAGCAACGGCATCACCATCCGCGCCCATACCCAGAGCGAGCAGGGCGACGCGGCCCTCCAGGCCCTGTCCGACACGCTTGCCGCCACCTTGGGCGCCGCCATCACCGACCGGGCGATCGCCTTCGGCGAGCTGACCCTGATCGTCGAGGGATCCGAGATCCTGCGGGTGCTCACGCATCTGCGGGACGATCCCGCTTGCGCCTTCTCGACCTTCATCGACATCTGCGGCGCCGACTACCCGGCGCGGGCCAAGCGCTTCGACGTCGTCTACCACCTGCTGTCGATGCGCCATAACCGGCGCATCCGCGTGAAGGTGCAGACCGACGAGCGCACGCCGGTCCCGTCCGCGATCCCGGTCTTCCCGGCCGCGAACTGGTTCGAGCGCGAGACCTACGACCTCTACGGCATCCTGTTCTCGGGCCATCCGGACCTGCGCCGGCTGCTCACCGATTACGGCTTCGAGGGCCACCCCCTCCGCAAGGACTTCCCGCTCACCGGCTTCGTCGAGGTCCGCTACGACCAGGACGAGGCGCGGGTCGTCTACGAGCCCGTGCGACTGACGCAGGAATTCCGCAACTTCGACTTCCTGTCCCCGTGGGAGGGCACCGACTACGTGCTCCCGGGCGACGAGAAGGCCGACAAGGCACCGGCGAAAGGCTGA
- a CDS encoding NuoB/complex I 20 kDa subunit family protein, whose product MSLTTVRAPAIAPQPKGILDPATGKPIGANDPTFLTISDELADRGFLLTTTDDLITWARTGSLMWMTFGLACCAVEMMQMSMPRYDCERFGFAPRGSPRQSDVMIVAGTLTNKMAPALRKVYDQMPEPRYVISMGSCANGGGYYHYSYSVVRGCDRVVPVDIYVPGCPPTAEALLYGVLLLQKKIRRTGTIER is encoded by the coding sequence ATGTCCCTCACCACCGTCCGCGCCCCCGCGATCGCGCCGCAGCCGAAGGGCATCCTCGATCCCGCCACCGGCAAGCCGATCGGCGCCAACGACCCGACCTTCCTGACGATCAGCGACGAGCTCGCCGATCGCGGCTTCCTCCTGACCACCACCGACGACCTCATCACCTGGGCCCGCACCGGCTCGCTGATGTGGATGACCTTCGGTCTGGCCTGCTGCGCCGTCGAGATGATGCAGATGTCGATGCCGCGCTACGATTGCGAGCGCTTCGGCTTCGCTCCCCGCGGCTCGCCGCGCCAGTCCGACGTGATGATCGTCGCCGGCACGCTGACCAACAAGATGGCGCCCGCGCTGCGCAAGGTCTACGACCAGATGCCGGAGCCGCGCTACGTCATCTCGATGGGGTCCTGCGCCAACGGCGGCGGCTACTACCACTATTCCTACTCGGTGGTCCGCGGCTGCGACCGGGTGGTGCCGGTTGACATCTACGTCCCGGGCTGCCCGCCGACCGCCGAGGCCCTGCTCTACGGCGTTCTGCTGCTGCAGAAGAAGATCCGCCGCACCGGCACCATCGAGCGCTGA
- a CDS encoding NADH-quinone oxidoreductase subunit A, which translates to MNGLLSDYLPLVIFIGVSLFIAAALLVAPFLVAYNSPDPEKLSAYECGFNAFDDARMKFDVRFYLVAILFIIFDLEVAFLFPWAITFGDLGWFGFWSMMLFLGVLTVGFVYEWRKGALEWD; encoded by the coding sequence ATGAACGGCCTCCTGTCGGATTACCTGCCGCTGGTGATCTTCATCGGCGTCTCCCTCTTCATCGCGGCGGCGCTCCTCGTGGCCCCGTTCCTGGTGGCCTACAACAGCCCGGACCCGGAGAAGCTCTCGGCCTACGAGTGCGGGTTCAACGCCTTCGACGACGCGCGCATGAAGTTCGACGTGCGCTTCTACCTCGTCGCCATCCTGTTCATCATCTTCGATCTCGAAGTGGCCTTCCTGTTCCCGTGGGCGATCACGTTCGGGGATCTCGGCTGGTTCGGCTTCTGGTCGATGATGCTCTTCCTCGGCGTGCTGACCGTCGGCTTCGTCTACGAGTGGCGCAAGGGCGCCCTCGAGTGGGACTAG
- a CDS encoding CAP domain-containing protein encodes MSHPFRSTVPASHVAGVPRRGLATTFLAGGLAAGALALAGCSGTAILPAPDLPTTPVILDEAAAAAAISRYRASHGLGPVVVDSSLIRAASYQAGANARAGQLSHEVGGTFDARLKRAGFGGRYAAENLSAGSATFDEVLKRWQVSPEHNRNMLMPQVKRVGIARVDAPGSRYKRFWALILSDG; translated from the coding sequence ATGTCGCATCCGTTCCGTTCGACGGTTCCCGCCTCTCACGTGGCAGGTGTCCCGCGGCGCGGCCTCGCGACGACGTTCCTCGCCGGGGGCCTGGCCGCCGGAGCCCTGGCGCTCGCCGGATGCAGCGGCACGGCGATCCTGCCGGCGCCCGACCTGCCGACCACGCCGGTGATCCTCGACGAGGCCGCCGCCGCCGCCGCGATCTCGCGCTACCGCGCCAGCCACGGCCTCGGGCCGGTGGTGGTCGATTCCTCGCTGATCCGCGCCGCCTCCTACCAGGCCGGGGCCAATGCCCGGGCGGGCCAGCTCTCGCACGAGGTCGGCGGCACCTTCGATGCGCGCCTCAAGCGCGCCGGCTTCGGCGGCCGCTACGCCGCAGAGAATCTCAGCGCCGGCTCGGCCACCTTCGACGAGGTGCTGAAGCGCTGGCAGGTCTCGCCCGAGCACAACCGCAACATGCTGATGCCGCAGGTCAAGCGCGTCGGCATCGCCCGCGTCGATGCGCCCGGGAGCCGCTACAAGCGGTTCTGGGCCTTGATCCTCTCCGACGGCTGA
- a CDS encoding methyl-accepting chemotaxis protein translates to MMMAAVIGFGAVVAYALRANHDSLMAERVAKMRALSDVALAAATSLEAQVKAGTLTRDAAMAQFSARANDMRYEGDNYLAVYDFSGTALVMPPKPDWIGKDMSGLKDAGGMLLVKAITDIARSGTPGTLRYLFTRPGGTAHVAKLSYIQGFAPWKLAIFTGVYIDDIDAAFWRHALWLCAIAGAALVGVGLFGVLGWRSIVGGLEGLTGATAALAASRYDVAVPGTARRDEIGRIARAIDGFRVVLREREALAAERDASEAQARRAAQMSQEVRAFETAVADVLAQVDDAARDLDATARAMSGTAAEAAARAGTAAASAAAASREAGGLAEAAEGLGRSIAEVGAGMREAAAMAKDAVTGTDRTALVMQSLGEAASRIGDVVSVIAGVAAQTNLLALNATIEAARAGEAGRGFAVVAAEVKQLAGQTDRATQEISAQVAAIQDTTRRASAAMGDVAAQARAISGVSARVATAVEAQVGATQAIVSSVAQAAAGTAEVSGSVEGLALDAEATGEAARHVLEAADTVARQSASIGAEVHRFLATLRAA, encoded by the coding sequence ATGATGATGGCAGCGGTGATCGGCTTCGGTGCGGTGGTGGCCTATGCCCTGCGGGCCAACCACGACAGCCTGATGGCCGAGCGGGTGGCGAAGATGCGCGCCCTCTCCGACGTGGCGCTCGCGGCGGCCACGAGCCTCGAGGCGCAGGTGAAGGCCGGCACGCTGACGCGGGACGCGGCGATGGCGCAGTTCTCCGCCCGCGCCAACGACATGCGCTACGAGGGCGACAACTACCTCGCGGTCTACGACTTTTCCGGCACCGCCCTGGTGATGCCGCCGAAGCCCGACTGGATCGGCAAGGACATGAGCGGCCTGAAGGACGCGGGCGGCATGCTCCTCGTCAAGGCCATCACCGACATCGCCCGGTCCGGCACGCCCGGCACCCTGCGCTACCTGTTCACCCGCCCGGGCGGCACCGCCCACGTCGCGAAGCTGAGCTACATCCAGGGCTTCGCGCCGTGGAAGCTCGCGATCTTCACCGGCGTCTACATCGACGACATCGACGCGGCGTTCTGGCGCCACGCCCTGTGGCTCTGCGCCATCGCGGGCGCCGCCCTCGTCGGCGTCGGCCTGTTCGGCGTGCTCGGCTGGCGCTCGATCGTCGGCGGGCTCGAAGGCCTGACCGGGGCGACTGCGGCGCTCGCCGCGTCCCGCTACGACGTCGCGGTGCCCGGCACCGCGCGGCGCGACGAGATCGGGCGAATCGCCCGCGCCATCGACGGCTTCCGGGTCGTGCTGAGGGAGCGCGAGGCGCTCGCGGCCGAGCGTGACGCCAGCGAGGCGCAGGCCCGCCGCGCCGCGCAGATGAGCCAGGAGGTCCGGGCGTTCGAGACCGCGGTGGCGGACGTGCTGGCGCAGGTCGACGATGCGGCCCGCGACCTCGACGCGACCGCTCGCGCCATGTCCGGCACCGCCGCCGAGGCCGCCGCCCGGGCCGGCACCGCCGCGGCGTCCGCCGCCGCCGCCTCCCGCGAGGCCGGAGGACTGGCGGAGGCCGCCGAAGGCCTCGGCCGGTCGATCGCGGAGGTCGGCGCCGGAATGCGCGAGGCCGCCGCGATGGCAAAGGACGCGGTGACCGGGACCGACCGCACGGCGCTCGTGATGCAGAGCCTCGGCGAGGCCGCGTCGCGCATCGGCGACGTGGTCTCCGTCATCGCCGGGGTCGCCGCGCAGACGAACCTGCTGGCGTTGAACGCGACGATCGAGGCGGCCCGGGCGGGCGAGGCCGGCCGCGGCTTCGCGGTCGTCGCGGCGGAGGTCAAGCAGCTCGCCGGCCAGACCGACCGGGCGACGCAGGAGATCTCGGCCCAGGTCGCGGCGATCCAGGACACCACCCGCCGGGCGAGTGCCGCCATGGGCGACGTGGCGGCGCAGGCCCGCGCCATCAGCGGCGTCTCGGCCCGGGTCGCCACGGCGGTCGAGGCGCAGGTCGGGGCGACGCAGGCGATCGTGTCGAGCGTGGCGCAGGCCGCCGCCGGCACCGCCGAGGTGAGCGGATCGGTCGAGGGCTTGGCCCTTGACGCCGAGGCCACCGGCGAGGCCGCCCGGCACGTGCTGGAAGCCGCCGACACCGTCGCGCGGCAATCGGCCAGCATCGGCGCCGAGGTCCACCGCTTCCTCGCGACTTTACGGGCGGCGTGA
- a CDS encoding site-specific integrase — protein MPRPSKGARLYYRKREDRWCIRDGSDEHSTGCGYGEREAAERALQEYLARKHKPDFGGGDPARVLITDILSLYADERAADTKRPDVVWSALPHLINFFDGKMVAHATPNVCSAYVRWRIAMPQARYKDPETAPRVGTQTARRELEVMSAAFGYAHKEHKLLYPVVVKLPDKAPPRDRWLTRSEAARLLWAALGFRLVDRHPVTGREIWRRTGEAQGKTRHVARFVLVGLYTGTRHDAILQLKWLPSPSAGWVDLRAGILYRRGTGEGESSKRRTPIPLSRRLQAHLRRWQRESVANVVEFEGLPIDRMRRSWHTAREAAGLGPEVTPHILRHTFATWAVQSGARFSLIAGALGTTEKIVEGVYGHHAPEHLRGVVEGVSGRRRI, from the coding sequence ATGCCTCGTCCCAGCAAGGGTGCCCGCCTCTACTACCGCAAGCGAGAGGACCGCTGGTGCATCCGCGACGGCTCCGACGAGCACAGCACGGGCTGCGGCTATGGAGAGCGTGAAGCGGCTGAAAGAGCGCTGCAAGAATACCTCGCCCGGAAGCACAAGCCTGATTTCGGGGGAGGTGATCCCGCTCGCGTCCTCATCACGGACATCCTGAGCCTCTACGCCGACGAGCGCGCGGCCGACACGAAGCGGCCTGACGTGGTCTGGAGCGCGCTGCCCCACCTCATCAACTTCTTCGACGGGAAGATGGTCGCGCACGCGACGCCGAACGTCTGCTCGGCGTATGTCCGCTGGCGGATCGCCATGCCCCAGGCCCGCTACAAGGACCCGGAGACGGCACCGCGGGTCGGGACCCAGACCGCCAGGCGCGAGCTTGAGGTCATGAGCGCTGCGTTCGGCTACGCGCACAAGGAGCACAAGCTCCTCTACCCGGTGGTGGTGAAGCTGCCGGACAAGGCGCCGCCGCGCGACCGCTGGCTGACCCGGTCCGAGGCCGCGCGCCTGCTATGGGCTGCGCTCGGCTTCCGTTTGGTCGATCGCCACCCGGTCACCGGTCGCGAGATCTGGCGGCGGACCGGCGAGGCGCAGGGCAAGACCCGGCACGTCGCTCGGTTCGTCCTGGTAGGACTCTACACCGGCACCCGGCACGACGCGATCCTGCAGCTGAAGTGGCTGCCGAGCCCGTCGGCGGGTTGGGTCGACCTGCGCGCTGGCATCCTCTACCGGCGCGGCACGGGGGAGGGGGAGAGCTCGAAACGGAGGACGCCGATCCCGCTATCGCGGCGGCTACAGGCCCATCTGAGGCGGTGGCAGCGCGAGAGCGTCGCGAACGTCGTCGAGTTCGAGGGGCTGCCAATCGACCGCATGCGGCGGTCCTGGCACACGGCTCGGGAGGCGGCCGGGCTCGGCCCGGAGGTCACGCCGCACATCCTGCGCCATACCTTCGCGACCTGGGCGGTGCAGTCCGGGGCGCGGTTCAGCCTGATCGCGGGCGCGCTTGGGACAACGGAGAAGATTGTCGAGGGGGTCTATGGCCACCACGCTCCCGAGCATCTTCGCGGCGTGGTCGAGGGGGTGTCAGGCCGGCGGAGGATTTGA
- a CDS encoding phage tail tube protein: protein MARARGANAIMAAAFETTYGVPPVSGFRKLPFVSSNLGEEQGLIASDLLGYGREPLPPTRDVVNNDGDVVVPIDLRNFGNWLKLFMGAPSSTDATGVRTHVFTSGAVALPSMTVEVGLPEVPSYGQNFGVRGNTMRVQMQRSGLLTATLGLIAQGENKLGASAAGTLAEASVERFSPFQGAITRGGQPLGSVVSADFTYSNNLDKVEVIRGDGRIEDADPGMVMMSGNVTVRFANTVLLDQATAGTPVELTFGWVTDAARSLVFTAHAVYLPRAKTPVTGPNGVQATFAWQAAKDMTLNKTVTATLINNVATY, encoded by the coding sequence ATGGCTCGCGCCCGCGGAGCGAACGCCATCATGGCGGCTGCCTTCGAGACCACCTATGGCGTCCCGCCGGTCAGCGGCTTCCGAAAGCTGCCCTTCGTCTCGTCGAACCTCGGCGAGGAGCAGGGCCTGATCGCCAGCGATCTGCTCGGCTACGGCCGGGAGCCGCTGCCACCGACCCGCGACGTCGTCAACAACGACGGCGACGTGGTCGTGCCGATCGACCTGCGCAATTTCGGCAACTGGCTGAAGCTGTTCATGGGCGCGCCGTCGAGCACCGATGCCACCGGCGTGCGAACTCACGTCTTCACCTCCGGCGCCGTTGCGCTGCCGTCGATGACGGTGGAGGTCGGCCTGCCGGAGGTGCCGAGCTACGGTCAGAACTTCGGCGTGCGCGGCAACACCATGCGGGTGCAGATGCAGCGCTCCGGCCTGCTCACCGCGACGCTCGGCCTGATCGCCCAGGGCGAGAACAAGCTGGGGGCGTCGGCCGCCGGCACGCTGGCGGAGGCCAGCGTGGAGCGGTTCAGCCCGTTCCAGGGCGCCATCACCCGGGGCGGCCAGCCGCTCGGATCCGTCGTCTCAGCCGACTTCACCTACTCGAACAATCTCGACAAGGTCGAGGTGATCCGGGGCGATGGCCGCATCGAGGATGCCGACCCCGGCATGGTCATGATGTCCGGCAACGTGACAGTCCGGTTTGCCAACACCGTCCTCCTCGACCAGGCCACCGCCGGCACGCCGGTGGAACTCACCTTCGGTTGGGTCACCGACGCGGCGCGCTCGCTCGTGTTCACGGCACACGCCGTCTACCTGCCGCGCGCCAAGACGCCGGTGACTGGCCCGAACGGGGTGCAGGCCACCTTCGCGTGGCAGGCGGCGAAGGACATGACGCTCAACAAGACCGTCACCGCCACGCTCATCAACAACGTCGCGACATACTGA
- a CDS encoding DUF7697 family protein codes for MGAPYALDFGAVLALADAMGATSALLADVLPHVEPVIVKAYQEQSENAD; via the coding sequence ATGGGCGCCCCCTACGCCCTCGACTTCGGCGCCGTGCTGGCGCTGGCCGACGCCATGGGCGCGACCTCCGCGCTCCTCGCCGACGTCCTGCCGCACGTCGAGCCCGTCATCGTGAAGGCCTACCAGGAGCAGAGCGAGAATGCCGACTAG